The proteins below come from a single Treponema phagedenis genomic window:
- a CDS encoding HPr family phosphocarrier protein has protein sequence MITKKLKVLNRAGIHARPAALIAQTANKFSSNLMFKKDNAEINAKSIMGIITMSAGYDTELILTAEGDDAAEAVAAIELLFTGKFEEE, from the coding sequence ATGATAACTAAAAAACTAAAAGTATTAAACAGGGCAGGAATCCACGCGAGACCTGCTGCGCTCATTGCGCAAACGGCAAACAAGTTTTCTTCAAATCTCATGTTTAAAAAAGACAATGCGGAAATAAATGCAAAATCTATTATGGGAATTATCACTATGTCTGCTGGGTATGATACAGAGCTTATTCTAACTGCCGAAGGAGACGATGCGGCGGAGGCAGTTGCTGCGATTGAACTTTTATTTACCGGTAAATTTGAAGAAGAGTGA
- a CDS encoding IS256 family transposase — MARKRPETNRTKIAKMLIEEYQPNSVQDIQDAIKDLLGDTLEQMLKAELDEHLEYEYGATPLGLNTRNGSSKKTVKSSSGEIEIQIPRDREGTFEPQVVKKYQKDISNIENQIISMYAKGMTTRDISNHIKEIYGFGLSESMVSKITNKILPSIEEWQNRPLESVYPIVFLDAIHYNVRENSIIVKKAVYIALGYTSEGFKEILGMWVGENESSKYWLMVLNQLKDRGLEDVLIFSTDNLTGFTQAIEAVYPKAEIQKCIIHQIRSSTKYVSYKDIKELMNDLKTVYKAPTEEIALIQLDEFEEKWGNKYPTCVDSWRRNWAELSTYFKYPQEMRTLIYTTNSMENFNRQLRKVTKNKSIFPSDYALQKSLYLAMIDASEKWTQRIRGWDKIKSQLSIFFEGRI; from the coding sequence ATGGCAAGAAAAAGACCAGAAACAAACAGAACAAAAATTGCAAAGATGTTGATAGAAGAATATCAGCCTAACTCTGTTCAAGACATCCAAGACGCTATCAAGGACCTTTTGGGTGACACACTTGAACAAATGCTAAAAGCAGAGCTTGACGAGCATTTAGAGTATGAATATGGTGCTACACCTTTAGGGCTTAATACTAGGAATGGATCTAGCAAAAAGACCGTAAAATCTTCATCTGGCGAAATAGAAATACAGATACCCAGAGATAGAGAAGGTACTTTTGAACCACAGGTAGTTAAAAAATATCAAAAAGACATCTCAAACATAGAAAATCAGATAATATCAATGTATGCAAAAGGGATGACAACAAGAGATATCTCAAACCATATCAAAGAAATCTATGGATTTGGGCTGTCAGAATCCATGGTATCAAAAATAACAAATAAGATACTTCCAAGTATCGAAGAATGGCAAAACAGGCCACTTGAGTCAGTTTATCCAATAGTCTTCTTAGACGCGATACACTACAACGTAAGGGAAAATAGCATAATAGTCAAAAAAGCTGTCTACATAGCCCTAGGCTACACATCAGAAGGTTTCAAAGAAATACTAGGCATGTGGGTAGGAGAAAACGAATCTAGCAAATACTGGCTAATGGTCTTAAATCAGCTAAAAGATCGAGGATTAGAAGATGTACTAATATTCTCAACAGATAACCTCACAGGCTTCACACAAGCGATAGAAGCAGTCTATCCAAAAGCAGAAATACAAAAGTGCATAATACATCAAATACGCTCCTCAACAAAATACGTCTCATACAAAGACATTAAAGAGTTGATGAACGACTTAAAAACCGTATACAAGGCTCCAACCGAAGAAATAGCCCTAATACAATTAGACGAATTTGAAGAAAAATGGGGAAACAAATATCCAACATGTGTAGATAGCTGGAGAAGAAACTGGGCAGAATTGTCAACATACTTCAAATATCCACAAGAAATGAGGACCCTGATATATACAACAAACTCCATGGAAAACTTCAATAGACAGCTAAGAAAGGTAACCAAGAATAAAAGCATCTTTCCAAGCGATTATGCCCTACAGAAAAGCCTTTATTTAGCCATGATAGATGCATCAGAAAAATGGACTCAAAGGATCAGAGGATGGGATAAAATTAAGTCCCAGTTGAGCATTTTCTTTGAAGGGAGGATATAA
- the ftsH gene encoding ATP-dependent zinc metalloprotease FtsH codes for MSENDKKNRNEDPNDPFNFFNRGQDTNSPNDKEPKHKKPLWLIIAGVFIALLFINQYLLTRTDNAIPFSEFKDRIESGEIVRVRMGPSYFYGYTKSKENTNTNPSFYSLFNSTDDAAYQTVGVLSDGFLKLLDDRRVIYSIKPQERNYLFDILQYLFPILILVLIWRFFFKRMTSGMNGLGGSIFSAGQARSAAVEEGKVTTRFSDVAGVDEAKEELMEVVDFLKYPKKYTEIGGKIPRGVLLVGPPGTGKTLLARAVAGEAGVPFFRISGSDFVEMFVGVGASRVRDLFKQAREKAPCIIFIDELDAIGKSRINSINSNDEREQTLNQLLVEMDGFDNTTGLILLAATNRPDVLDPALLRPGRFDRQVVVDRPDVKGREAILKIHAKNVKLSPDVDLKAVARITSGYSGADLANVINEAALLAVRSGRKVVINTDLDEAVEKAMIGLQKKSRVIREEERRVIAYHETGHALVSTFTDGADQVHKITIIPRGTSTLGYTFHIPEDDKHIVTQKQLLAEVDVLLGGRAAEDVTFNEISTGAGNDISRASDIIRGMITDYGMSDKFKNVALTKRGSGYGAGDPQLVREYSESTQQYVDEEVARVMEERYQRVTNLLTEKKDLLTYIAERLLEKETIEFDEYNEIIKAEGNLSSLNGNGKEEAETPLVQADEKPQNDASEI; via the coding sequence ATGAGTGAAAATGATAAGAAAAATAGGAATGAAGATCCGAATGATCCGTTTAATTTTTTTAACCGGGGTCAGGATACTAATTCTCCCAACGATAAAGAGCCGAAGCATAAAAAGCCGCTATGGCTTATTATTGCAGGTGTTTTTATAGCCTTACTTTTTATAAATCAATATCTTTTAACAAGAACCGACAATGCAATTCCGTTTTCTGAATTTAAGGATAGAATAGAAAGCGGTGAAATTGTACGGGTAAGAATGGGTCCTTCGTATTTTTACGGATACACGAAATCAAAAGAAAATACAAATACAAATCCTTCATTTTATTCTTTATTTAATTCCACCGATGATGCCGCTTATCAAACAGTCGGCGTGCTTTCAGACGGGTTTTTAAAGCTTTTGGATGATCGCAGGGTAATATACAGCATAAAGCCGCAAGAGCGAAACTATTTGTTTGATATTCTGCAATATCTTTTTCCAATCTTAATTTTGGTGTTGATCTGGCGCTTTTTCTTTAAACGAATGACTTCCGGTATGAACGGACTTGGCGGCAGTATTTTTTCCGCAGGCCAGGCCCGCTCCGCCGCTGTGGAAGAGGGAAAGGTTACCACAAGATTCAGCGATGTTGCTGGTGTTGATGAGGCAAAAGAAGAGTTGATGGAAGTGGTTGACTTTTTAAAATATCCAAAAAAGTATACTGAAATAGGTGGTAAAATACCGCGCGGTGTGTTGTTGGTCGGCCCGCCCGGTACCGGTAAAACATTGCTTGCGCGGGCGGTTGCCGGCGAAGCAGGCGTGCCTTTTTTCAGAATAAGCGGTTCCGATTTTGTTGAGATGTTTGTCGGCGTCGGGGCTTCCCGTGTGCGGGATCTTTTTAAGCAGGCACGGGAAAAGGCTCCCTGTATTATTTTTATTGACGAGCTTGACGCAATCGGTAAGAGCAGGATTAACAGCATCAATTCCAATGATGAGCGTGAGCAAACCCTTAACCAGCTTTTGGTAGAGATGGACGGCTTTGATAACACAACCGGTCTTATTTTGCTTGCAGCGACAAACCGCCCCGATGTGTTGGATCCGGCTCTGTTGCGTCCCGGACGGTTTGACCGTCAAGTAGTGGTTGATCGTCCCGATGTAAAGGGTAGGGAAGCTATTCTTAAAATCCACGCAAAAAATGTAAAACTTTCTCCCGATGTTGATCTGAAAGCCGTTGCGCGTATTACCAGTGGCTATTCCGGTGCCGATCTTGCAAACGTTATTAACGAAGCTGCCTTGCTTGCGGTTCGTTCGGGCAGAAAGGTTGTCATTAATACCGACTTGGACGAGGCGGTAGAAAAAGCGATGATAGGTTTGCAAAAGAAAAGCAGGGTAATCAGGGAAGAAGAGCGCAGAGTCATTGCATACCATGAAACAGGACATGCGCTTGTCAGCACCTTTACCGACGGTGCAGATCAGGTACATAAGATTACAATCATACCGCGCGGAACCTCCACGCTTGGGTACACCTTTCACATTCCGGAAGATGATAAGCATATTGTAACGCAAAAACAGTTGCTTGCAGAGGTTGACGTATTGCTTGGCGGGCGCGCGGCGGAAGATGTAACATTCAATGAGATTTCTACCGGTGCCGGAAACGATATTTCACGAGCATCCGACATTATTCGCGGCATGATTACCGATTACGGAATGAGCGATAAATTTAAGAATGTTGCCTTGACTAAGCGCGGTTCAGGCTATGGTGCGGGAGACCCGCAGTTGGTAAGAGAATATTCGGAATCAACGCAACAATATGTTGATGAAGAAGTTGCACGAGTTATGGAAGAGCGGTATCAAAGGGTTACAAATCTTTTGACCGAAAAAAAGGATTTGCTTACCTACATTGCGGAGCGGCTGCTGGAAAAAGAAACCATCGAATTTGATGAGTACAACGAAATCATTAAAGCGGAAGGAAACCTTTCTTCTCTTAACGGTAACGGAAAAGAAGAAGCCGAAACTCCTTTGGTGCAGGCTGATGAAAAACCGCAAAATGATGCTTCCGAAATTTAA
- the hprK gene encoding HPr(Ser) kinase/phosphatase yields the protein MEDVFTVLDLLDLNLKEHDSLDLHCISGQDGLKRDITIPDLNRPGLALSGFFDSFAHRRIQIFGRGECAYLEKLLEMHEYGNIEKMFTYNMPCSIFTHAIQPPQKFLAIVKSSGCPILQTSLSSSDLSLRLMRVLSNIFSPKISIHGVLVEVYGLGILLLGDSGVGKSETALELIERGHRLVADDLVEISCLNGNSLIGRGVNRIIGHHMEIRGLGIINITQLYGVGSIREQKEIQLVVKLEEWNSSKVYDRLGTDELTTEILEVKLPLIEIPVKPGRNIPIILETAAMNERLKSMGYFSAKEFNQNVMKWIETDAKRSPYYSGDDTY from the coding sequence GTGGAAGATGTATTTACAGTACTTGATTTATTAGATTTAAATTTAAAAGAACATGATTCTCTTGATCTGCATTGCATCAGCGGGCAGGACGGGCTTAAACGGGATATTACAATACCCGATCTGAATCGTCCGGGACTTGCGCTTTCAGGCTTTTTTGATTCTTTTGCGCATCGGCGAATCCAAATTTTCGGACGCGGAGAATGCGCATATCTGGAAAAATTACTTGAAATGCATGAGTATGGCAATATTGAAAAAATGTTTACGTATAACATGCCTTGCAGTATTTTTACCCATGCCATTCAACCGCCGCAAAAATTTTTAGCTATTGTTAAATCTTCAGGGTGCCCCATTTTACAAACAAGTCTTTCCTCAAGCGACCTCTCGCTGCGTTTAATGCGGGTACTTTCAAATATCTTTTCCCCAAAAATTTCCATACACGGAGTATTAGTGGAAGTATACGGTTTAGGAATTTTGCTTTTGGGGGATTCAGGTGTGGGAAAAAGCGAAACTGCCCTTGAGCTCATTGAGCGCGGGCATCGGCTTGTTGCAGATGATTTAGTGGAAATATCCTGCTTAAACGGAAACAGTTTGATCGGACGTGGTGTAAATCGGATTATTGGACATCATATGGAAATACGCGGACTCGGTATTATTAATATAACGCAGCTATACGGTGTCGGTTCCATACGGGAACAAAAAGAGATTCAACTGGTAGTAAAACTTGAAGAGTGGAATTCATCAAAAGTATACGATCGACTTGGAACCGATGAGCTTACAACAGAGATCTTAGAGGTAAAACTTCCTCTTATAGAAATTCCGGTAAAGCCCGGAAGAAACATTCCTATCATTTTAGAAACTGCGGCAATGAATGAGCGCTTAAAAAGCATGGGGTATTTTTCCGCAAAAGAATTTAATCAAAATGTTATGAAGTGGATCGAAACAGATGCCAAACGAAGTCCGTATTATAGCGGAGACGATACATACTGA
- the holA gene encoding DNA polymerase III subunit delta, which translates to MAAPVWLFLGSEIGEKNTAIEKIKERAATLGVIDVQTFYAIDTRIHDVVSLLQNGSLFSDVRFIIFRSAELIKKKEEIEILTTWIKSAENTTDSFLILLSDETSIDKKIEAAIPPTQKKIFWELFENKKQEWIKNFFSKEGFTIENEAVATLLELVENNTDALKATCTHLVLFFKKGARISAADIEELLSHNKEESPFTLFDALTKKKLELALDINRKLLLSKDSSPIQIIAGLTYTFRRLYDWHVLQLQSAGNADDSSLKKAGFISKKAIEQYRRAAAVWDKAAVLKIIALLNKTDFEIRSSGTVLQTALMEICLYTILVRGGNTPGQYQPY; encoded by the coding sequence ATGGCTGCGCCTGTATGGCTTTTTTTAGGTTCTGAAATAGGAGAAAAAAACACCGCGATAGAAAAAATAAAAGAAAGAGCGGCAACGTTAGGCGTAATTGATGTGCAGACTTTTTATGCGATAGACACACGCATACATGATGTGGTCAGTCTTTTGCAAAACGGCTCTCTTTTTTCTGATGTCCGTTTTATCATTTTTCGTTCGGCGGAATTAATCAAAAAAAAAGAAGAGATTGAAATACTGACTACATGGATAAAGTCCGCAGAAAATACAACCGACAGTTTTTTAATTTTGCTTTCAGATGAGACAAGCATTGATAAAAAAATTGAAGCGGCAATTCCGCCTACGCAAAAAAAAATATTCTGGGAATTATTTGAAAACAAAAAACAGGAGTGGATTAAAAATTTTTTCAGCAAAGAAGGCTTTACCATTGAAAATGAAGCGGTTGCAACACTGCTAGAATTAGTTGAAAATAATACTGATGCTTTAAAAGCAACGTGCACACATTTAGTGCTCTTTTTTAAAAAAGGAGCGCGTATCAGCGCTGCCGATATTGAAGAGTTGCTTTCGCATAATAAAGAAGAAAGCCCTTTTACACTCTTTGATGCGCTTACAAAAAAAAAGCTTGAGCTTGCTTTAGATATCAACCGTAAATTATTACTCTCCAAAGATTCATCACCGATTCAAATTATTGCAGGGCTAACCTATACATTTAGGCGTTTGTATGATTGGCATGTATTGCAATTGCAAAGCGCAGGAAACGCAGATGATAGTAGTTTAAAAAAAGCTGGTTTTATTTCAAAAAAAGCAATTGAGCAATATCGACGTGCTGCTGCTGTATGGGATAAGGCGGCAGTATTAAAAATTATCGCTTTACTGAACAAAACCGACTTTGAGATTCGATCATCCGGAACGGTATTGCAAACAGCTTTGATGGAAATATGTCTATACACTATTTTGGTACGCGGCGGAAATACACCCGGACAATACCAACCCTATTAA